The following are from one region of the uncultured Hyphomonas sp. genome:
- a CDS encoding polyprenyl synthetase family protein, with amino-acid sequence MQTLVADDLAEVEKILVDRAASPVAVIPDLSGYIVSAGGKRLRPMLTLMAAHAVGKPNNATHVLAAAVEFIHTATLLHDDVVDESDLRRGKPAAKAIWGNSASILVGDFLFARAFNLLVETRSLDILDKLATASTTIAEGEVRQLAAMNARDLPTEEYLAIVEAKTGALFEAAAESGAMSAGGDEFAHAFATYGKNLGLAFQIIDDVLDYGGTTSVIGKSVGDDFRECKITLPVIIARRRGSDEDRAFWDRAMNPDTQEDADLAHAVHLIRATGAAEATVQEAEAYAGMAKGALRLLPESPYRDALTELADFCVSRAY; translated from the coding sequence ATGCAAACGCTGGTGGCCGACGATCTCGCGGAAGTCGAGAAAATCCTCGTCGACCGCGCAGCCAGCCCTGTTGCCGTTATTCCGGATCTCTCGGGTTACATCGTTTCGGCCGGCGGCAAGCGCCTGCGCCCGATGCTGACCCTGATGGCGGCCCATGCGGTCGGCAAACCGAACAATGCCACCCACGTCCTCGCAGCCGCTGTGGAGTTCATCCACACCGCCACCCTGCTGCACGACGATGTCGTGGACGAGAGTGACCTGCGCCGCGGCAAGCCTGCCGCCAAAGCAATCTGGGGCAACAGCGCCTCGATTCTGGTTGGGGATTTCCTGTTCGCCCGCGCCTTCAACCTGCTGGTCGAAACCCGCAGCCTGGACATTCTGGACAAGCTGGCGACGGCCTCCACCACGATTGCCGAAGGCGAAGTGCGCCAGCTGGCCGCCATGAATGCGCGCGACCTGCCCACCGAAGAATATCTCGCCATCGTCGAAGCAAAGACCGGCGCCCTGTTCGAAGCGGCAGCCGAATCCGGCGCCATGTCGGCCGGTGGCGACGAATTTGCCCACGCCTTCGCGACCTATGGCAAGAATCTCGGCCTCGCCTTCCAGATCATCGACGATGTGCTGGACTATGGCGGCACCACCTCTGTCATCGGCAAATCGGTCGGCGATGACTTCCGCGAGTGCAAGATCACCCTGCCGGTGATCATCGCCAGGCGCCGCGGCTCTGATGAAGACCGCGCTTTCTGGGACCGGGCCATGAACCCGGACACGCAGGAAGATGCCGACCTGGCCCACGCCGTTCACCTGATCCGCGCCACCGGCGCCGCCGAAGCGACCGTCCAGGAAGCTGAAGCCTATGCCGGTATGGCCAAGGGCGCCCTGCGCCTGCTGCCGGAATCGCCCTACCGCGACGCGCTCACCGAACTCGCCGATTTCTGCGTCAGCCGCGCCTACTAG
- a CDS encoding CocE/NonD family hydrolase, with the protein MNLLRSSSALLMAAGLLLGGLTASAQDAAPVTPMTPDVIESYDPVLPSADYIRREVMVPMRDGTKLYTVIVMKKGTKNGPILLSRTPYDAYRAVHRLPSQRIVDIVPAMDIEFAEDGYVRVYQDIRGLHRSEGEFVLNRPLSGPLNDTGIDEATDAYDTIDWLSKNVPESNGKVGIIGSSYLGFTALMATIDPHPALKAAVAESPMVDGWIGDDWFHNGAFRVSSLEFALWMAVNKGAGGGGLALGAGDQYTRYLEAGSVADFAKSVGITHVPGVRKFLENPAYTDFWSLQAVDKWLAARPLKVPTMIELGQWDQEDSYGGPAVYRALEPKDKNNDMVSLVIGPWRHSGANHYGYELGELTFTGDTAKEWRVKYVKPYFDHWLKGAPKPNTPPVLTYATGINEWQESPRWPMGSSKPLYLAADGAASFDKPAKTGHDDYVSDPAHPVPFIPRPIDMSDADQWKPWLVHDQRFVSDRQDVAVWETAPLKEAVHIMGAPEVELFASTTGTDSDWVVKLIDVYPNDVPEPAAQGSKPPMPGFELPIGIEIFRGRYVDSLAEPVALKPGEVEHYKWSLPNVDHVFLPGHKIMVQVQSSLFPLYDRNPQTFVDNIMYAKPEDYQKATQSIWHGGKSASAVVLPVVE; encoded by the coding sequence ATGAATTTGCTTCGTTCATCCTCGGCTCTGCTCATGGCGGCCGGCCTGCTCCTTGGGGGGCTGACCGCGTCAGCGCAGGACGCAGCGCCTGTCACACCGATGACGCCCGACGTCATTGAAAGCTACGACCCGGTCCTGCCGTCAGCAGACTACATCCGCCGGGAAGTGATGGTGCCGATGCGCGACGGAACGAAGCTCTACACGGTGATCGTGATGAAGAAGGGCACGAAGAACGGCCCCATTCTCCTGTCCCGTACACCTTATGATGCCTATCGTGCGGTTCACCGTCTTCCCAGCCAGCGGATCGTCGACATCGTTCCGGCCATGGATATCGAGTTTGCCGAAGATGGTTATGTCCGCGTTTATCAGGACATCCGCGGCCTTCATCGTTCCGAGGGCGAGTTTGTCCTGAACCGGCCGCTTTCCGGCCCGCTGAACGATACCGGTATTGATGAGGCGACGGATGCCTATGACACGATCGACTGGCTGTCGAAGAATGTGCCGGAGTCGAACGGCAAGGTCGGGATCATCGGCTCGTCCTACCTCGGGTTCACGGCGCTTATGGCGACGATCGATCCGCATCCGGCGCTGAAAGCTGCCGTCGCGGAGAGCCCTATGGTGGATGGCTGGATCGGCGACGACTGGTTCCATAATGGCGCCTTCCGGGTGAGCTCGCTGGAATTTGCCCTCTGGATGGCCGTCAACAAGGGCGCTGGCGGGGGCGGCCTCGCCCTTGGGGCAGGCGACCAGTATACGCGCTATCTTGAGGCTGGCTCTGTTGCGGACTTTGCGAAATCGGTCGGCATCACGCACGTGCCGGGTGTCCGTAAGTTCCTTGAAAACCCGGCCTATACCGATTTCTGGTCCTTGCAGGCGGTCGACAAATGGCTTGCTGCCCGGCCGCTGAAAGTGCCGACAATGATCGAACTGGGCCAGTGGGACCAGGAAGACAGCTATGGCGGCCCTGCGGTCTACCGGGCGCTGGAGCCGAAGGACAAGAACAACGACATGGTCTCGCTGGTGATCGGCCCCTGGCGGCACTCAGGTGCCAACCACTACGGCTATGAGCTGGGCGAGCTGACCTTCACGGGAGATACCGCCAAAGAGTGGCGCGTGAAATATGTGAAGCCGTATTTCGATCACTGGCTGAAGGGCGCCCCGAAACCGAACACGCCGCCGGTGCTGACCTATGCGACCGGTATCAATGAATGGCAGGAATCCCCGCGCTGGCCGATGGGGTCGTCGAAACCGCTGTATCTTGCAGCAGATGGCGCCGCCAGCTTCGACAAGCCGGCCAAGACCGGGCATGACGACTATGTCAGCGACCCGGCGCATCCGGTGCCCTTCATTCCGCGTCCGATCGACATGAGCGACGCCGACCAGTGGAAGCCGTGGCTGGTGCATGACCAGCGCTTTGTGTCGGACCGTCAGGATGTCGCCGTCTGGGAAACGGCCCCGCTCAAAGAGGCCGTCCACATCATGGGCGCCCCGGAAGTTGAGCTGTTCGCCTCGACGACCGGCACGGACAGCGACTGGGTGGTGAAACTGATCGACGTCTATCCGAACGATGTGCCTGAGCCGGCAGCCCAGGGCAGCAAGCCGCCCATGCCTGGCTTCGAACTGCCGATCGGCATTGAGATATTCCGCGGTCGCTATGTCGACAGCCTGGCAGAGCCCGTTGCGCTGAAGCCGGGTGAAGTCGAGCATTACAAATGGTCGCTTCCCAATGTCGATCACGTCTTCCTGCCGGGGCACAAGATCATGGTGCAGGTCCAGTCGAGCCTGTTCCCGCTCTATGACCGCAATCCGCAGACCTTCGTCGACAACATCATGTATGCGAAGCCGGAAGACTATCAGAAGGCCACGCAATCGATCTGGCATGGCGGCAAATCCGCCAGTGCCGTGGTGTTGCCGGTCGTCGAGTAA
- a CDS encoding transglutaminase family protein — protein sequence MSEQEDALQATYFVDSDNAAIIAKARALADGAADDVQIAERLFYAVRDGFRYDPYNLATEREAFRASNILSETATWCVPKSIVLTALARASGIPARLGFADVRNHLTSEKLTETMGSDLFAWHGYSELWLNGRWVKLSTAFNKELCDRFGVKALEFDPVEGALMHPFDESGRRHMEYVRERGSYLDLPLADIFRTFAEVYPGWIIGPDGEASRAEVSPTSKDERFH from the coding sequence ATGTCGGAACAGGAAGACGCACTTCAGGCGACCTATTTTGTCGATAGCGATAACGCGGCGATCATCGCAAAAGCCCGCGCGCTCGCCGATGGCGCGGCGGATGACGTGCAGATTGCCGAGCGCCTGTTCTATGCCGTCCGGGATGGTTTCCGCTATGATCCCTACAATCTCGCGACAGAGCGCGAGGCGTTCAGGGCGAGCAACATCCTCAGCGAAACCGCCACCTGGTGCGTGCCGAAATCGATTGTCCTGACCGCGCTGGCCCGCGCCTCCGGCATCCCTGCGCGGCTCGGCTTTGCCGATGTCCGCAATCACCTGACCAGCGAGAAGCTGACCGAGACGATGGGCTCCGACCTTTTCGCCTGGCACGGCTATAGCGAGCTTTGGCTGAATGGCCGCTGGGTGAAGCTGTCGACCGCCTTCAACAAGGAACTCTGCGACCGGTTCGGCGTGAAGGCGCTGGAATTCGACCCGGTTGAGGGCGCGCTGATGCACCCGTTCGACGAGTCCGGCCGGCGGCATATGGAATATGTCCGCGAGCGTGGCAGCTATCTCGATCTTCCGCTAGCGGATATATTCAGAACCTTCGCCGAGGTCTATCCCGGCTGGATCATCGGCCCGGACGGTGAAGCTTCCCGGGCAGAAGTCAGCCCGACATCGAAGGACGAGCGGTTCCACTAA